The DNA window CACGCCCTTGCGCTGGGCATTCCGCCTGACGCTGATCGCCACCCTCATCGTCGCGGCGGTCGCGTTTTTCTATCTGATGCAGGCGGCGAAGTACGATCTCGACGAGGTCGCGCAGCTCCCCGCACGCACGACTTTCCTCGACCGCGACGGGGTCCAGGTCGAGGTGAGCTGGGGATCGGCACGCCACCTCGCCCGTCGCGCCGATCTGCCCGACTTTCTCGTCAGCTGCCTCGAAGCGCGGGAAGACGCGCGCTTCTTCGAGCACTCCGGCGTCGACTTCCGTGGCTTGGCGCGGGCGACTCTGCGCAATATCAAGGACCGCGATTTCACCCAGGGCGCCTCAACCCTGACGATGCAACTCGCGCGCAACACCTACGAGATGCGGGCGAAGTCGATCCACCGCAAGCTGTTGGAAATCGCGCTCACGCTGCGCATCGAGCATCGCTACTCGAAGGACGAGATCCTCACCCACTATCTGAACCGGATCTACTTCGGCTCGGGCTGCCACGGCATCGAGGAAGCGGCACGCACCTACTTCGGCAAGACCGTCTCGGAACTCCACGAGGGGGAATGCTCGATGCTTATCGGGATCATCCGCGGCCCCCATATCTTCTCGCCGATTCGCAACATCGATGGTGCACGTGACCAACAGAGCGAGGTCCTCGACCGGCTCATCGCAATGGAACGAATCGACCAAGCGGAAAAGGAACGCATCCAGGCGTTGCCGATCAAGCTGGTACCCGAAGAGCAACGGACGAACGAGCGCTCATATGCCATCCGCGCGGTGCGGGACGAGCTTTCGAAGATTCTGGAAGCCGCCGACATCCGGGCCGACGGGTTGATTGTCCACACCACCCTCGATAGCGGGTGGCAGCTGCGGCTTGAGACCGAGCTCTCGAAGGTTCTACTCGGACTGGAAAAAGGCCGCGGCTGGGAACATCCGACCCACGCCCGGCACGATCCGGGCACGACACCGGCGTATGTCCAATGCTCGGCCGTGACCCTCGACTCCGATACCGGTGAAGTGCTCGCGATGATCGGCGGACGGGATTTCCTCGATTCGCGCTTCGACCGCAGCACCGGAGCCCGCCGGGATCTCGGGACTCTCTTCGAACCGTGGATCGCCGCCGCCGCCGCGGAGCGCGGCAAGCGGGTGATTCCCGGCAACCCGTTGATGACCGGGCGCCAGATCGGACCGACCGAGACCGCCAGAATCGCGAAGCGTTGCGGGCTGGGCGGCCCGTTTCTCGATACCGAGGATCTGTTCCGCGGCAGCGCGGCGTCCACGCCGATGGAAACCGCGGTCGGGCTCGCCACCCTTGCGAACGGCGGCAAGCGACCGAACCCGCACTTCGTAACCCGGATCACCGACGCCGCCGGCGAAACCCTCTTCACGCGCAAGCCGGAAGTCTCGCAGGCGATCACCAAGCACGCAGCCGATCAGGCGAAGGCGCTGTTCCGCACCATCGGCGGCAGCCGATGCTACAACGGCTCCACCGGTTCGGACCGCGACGCATGGATGCTCCGAATCGGCCCCAGCGGCTCGACCGTCGTCTGGATCGGCTTCGACAACCCGGCCCCGATCACCAGCGACGCCAAACTCGAGAGCGTCCTGGTCGACCTGGAGAACCGGCTCGGGAAGTAACCAAGTCCGCCATACGCCAACGGCGAGACTGGCAATGGGCTACTCTTCCCCTTCCTCCGTCTTCGGCGGGTCGGGCAGGAGGTTCGGCCACTCGAACAATTCCACGCCCTCGCCCAGCCCGCCGATTTCCTTCACCAGTTCGGCGCATTTGCTACGCCACTTGCCGTAGTCCGGAGCGTCCTTCTTCTTCTCGCGGCTGTTCGGGAACACCACGTAGGTCACCTTGAGGTCGGACACCGGACGACTGTAAGGCGATGCGTTCTTGTTGAGCTGCTTCGCCATCCGCAACGACGCCTCACCGACTTTGAAGGTCGGTCCGCCGTCACCGACAATCGCCGGATAAACCGTCTTGCCGTGAACCACGACCGCGTAGTCACCGACACGCGGCGCAAATGGATCGCCCGATGCGGTGAGCAGGTTCACCGGAATCACGATGAAGGGATCGTACTCCGCGACGAGGAAGCTGCGGTACTTCATGTCCTGGATGCCCCGCTTCAGATACTCCATCCGGTCCTTCAGCCATGCCT is part of the Haloferula helveola genome and encodes:
- a CDS encoding transglycosylase domain-containing protein, producing MHTPLRWAFRLTLIATLIVAAVAFFYLMQAAKYDLDEVAQLPARTTFLDRDGVQVEVSWGSARHLARRADLPDFLVSCLEAREDARFFEHSGVDFRGLARATLRNIKDRDFTQGASTLTMQLARNTYEMRAKSIHRKLLEIALTLRIEHRYSKDEILTHYLNRIYFGSGCHGIEEAARTYFGKTVSELHEGECSMLIGIIRGPHIFSPIRNIDGARDQQSEVLDRLIAMERIDQAEKERIQALPIKLVPEEQRTNERSYAIRAVRDELSKILEAADIRADGLIVHTTLDSGWQLRLETELSKVLLGLEKGRGWEHPTHARHDPGTTPAYVQCSAVTLDSDTGEVLAMIGGRDFLDSRFDRSTGARRDLGTLFEPWIAAAAAERGKRVIPGNPLMTGRQIGPTETARIAKRCGLGGPFLDTEDLFRGSAASTPMETAVGLATLANGGKRPNPHFVTRITDAAGETLFTRKPEVSQAITKHAADQAKALFRTIGGSRCYNGSTGSDRDAWMLRIGPSGSTVVWIGFDNPAPITSDAKLESVLVDLENRLGK